In Macaca nemestrina isolate mMacNem1 chromosome 14, mMacNem.hap1, whole genome shotgun sequence, the sequence CACACATCAGGACAGGTTTACGGAATTAGGTTTTAAGAGAACACAGAATCCCAAATTAGTCATCTTGTAATACGTGTTAAAGTGTGTCACCTAATTGCTGAACAATGAAAAACaattccttttatatttaaaaaactcaCTAGTTAGCTGAGAACCTAATGGTAGttgcaacttttcttttcttttcttttcttttcttttctttcgagagggagtctcactctgtcgcccaggctggagtgcggtggcgccatctcggctcactgcaagctccgcctcccgggttcacgccattctcctgcctcagcctcccgagtagctgggactacaggcgcctgccaccacgcccagctaattttttgtatttttggtagagacgagatttcaccgtgttaatgAGAATGGTCCTGATcccctgaactcatgatccgccgcctcagcctcccaaagtgctgggattacaggcgtgagccaccgcgcccggccacaatgtACTTTGAACAGAAGAGTCCCAAAGGAAACTGTTCGGTCGGAGAGCAGAACCACTAAGGCAAATtcaccgccgggcgcggtggctcacgcctgtaatcccagcactttgggaggccgaggcgggcggatcacaaggtcaggagatcgagaccacggtgaaaccccgtctctactaaaaatacaaaaaattagccgggcgcggtggcgggcgcctgtagtcccagctactcaggaggctgaggcaggagaatggcgtaaacccaggaggcggagcttgcagtgagccgagatcgcgccactgcactccagcctgggcgacagagcgagactccgtctcaaaaaacaaaaacaaaacaaattcaccGAGAGATCTGGAAAGTTAGAATCCCAGTCCCAGTCCATCAAATCGAGCATCATAAAATTAAGTTGTCCTTACTGTGAAATGGCAATTTGTAATGATTTCTGAGAAGTGGGACCCATGGTGGTGTTGATGTCTGAGCCAGGTGAGGGTGAGATCCCTGGCGCCATGGGCTGGCCGCCAGGATGCCCTGGGAAACGCCTTCTGTTCACAGCTGtgtgattcttttctttctgtgttggTGAAGCAGCCAGACCCGGTCCGTTTGGAATGCCTGGGATGGTGCCGCCGCATGTTCCTCCTCAGATGCTCAACATTCCGCAGACCTCTCTGCAAGCAAAGCCCGTGGTAAGGCCTTCCCTGCGTGCGCTGGGTGGGGTGGCCGGTCTCAGACGCGGTGTGTGCATTGAATTTCAATGAATGCCAAAATAAGTTCCTAAGCTCTTGAATTGATGTGTGAAATAGATGCCAGtgtttgttgaaataaaaatgagccGGGAAACATCGGCCTGGGCCTGAGTCAGGTCCTGCTGGCCACATGCACGTGACCTGTGCCCTTCGCTTCAGGCCCCACAGGTGCCCAGCCCAGGGGGCGCCCCGGGCCAGGGTCCATACCCGTACAGCCTCTCTGAGCCAGCACCTCTCACGTTGGACACGAGCGGGAAGAATCTGACGGAGCAGAACAGCTACAGCAACATTCCTCACGAAGGGAAGCACACGCCGCTGTATGAGCGGTCCTCGCCCATCAACCCGGCCCAGAGCGGCAGCCCCAACCACGTGGATTCCGCCTACTTCCCTGGCTCTTCTACATCGTCATCTTCCGACAACGACGAGGGCAGCGGAGGGGCGACAAAGTGAGTGGTGCACAGGTTGTGGGGTGCTTCCTGGCGGGTAGTGACCTGGGGAAGCTGCCTTCTGGCCTGCCAGCCCAGCTGGTGTTGTGCTCAAAGATGTAGTTTGTTGCAGGTGGGTGATGGTCAGTCTGTACTCAGACGGGGGCTCCTtggacagagaggagagaggaagagtaGGTATGTTCTTTGAAGTTTCCATGATTTAAAACCTGCACCATCCCAGCCCCATGACCTGGAGCCACAGGAACCTTTCTGGGGAGGAATTTGACAAGAACTGGTTTGTGTGATGCCCCAAACATGGGGCCATTTGTCTGGTGTGGTGCCACTCACACCCAACACAGCAACCCCCTGCCGACCCCCGAAACATTGATCTCCTGGCTCCTGGATCAGGGGAGCTCTGaatttcctctccttctcctaaACTCAGCAGATCAGAGGACACTTTTGAAATAACACTGTTTGTCCAAGCAAAACCCTAGAAAGCTGCCTAGACCCGGGCTGGAATTGTTTCCTTACAGAGTATTTTAAACACTGTGTggactggacgtggtggcacatgcctgtaatcccagcacttttgggggccaaggtgggtggatcacctgaggtcaggagttcgagaccagcctggccaacatggcgaaaccccgtctctactaaaaatacaaaaattagctgggtgtggtagcatgtgcctgtagtcccagctactcaggaggctgagtcaggagaatcacttgaactcaggaagtggaggttaaagtgagctgagatgtcaccagtgcactccggcctgggtaacagagcgagactctatctcaaaaaaaaaaaataataataataataataaaaacactgtGTGTCCTTGAGTAAATGAGTACGCAAATATATAGTTGGTTTCTGATtgaagaggctgggtgtggtgcctcacacctgtaatcccagcactttgggagtcagtggcgggtagatcacttgagttcaggagtttaagaccagcttggccaacatggtgaaaccccatctctactaaaaacataaaaactagccgggcgtggtggaattcgcctgtaatcccagctactgtggaggctgaggcaggagaatcacttgaacctgggagtcagaggctgcagtgagccgagatcacacgactgcactccagcctgggtgacagagcaaaactccatctctgaaaaaaaaattctgatcaaggaaattttaaatttgtattcctCCCCTACCTTTAAACTgtcttatattttttttaaaaaaaaaaaaagaaagagaaagaaaatgtttttcctttaagTCAGTGTCTCCTTTTCCTTAGTGTAAACTCTACAGAGTAGATAACCAGGGCTGGTTGATGTTACATCTATTTCTGATGTAAGAAATCTAACAGATGTAGTTGTCAGTTTCCATGCCAGTTCTTACCTGGAGTGTCACCTGAGGCAGGTGATCTTTCCTCTCTGTCCTCtgtccatctgtaaaatgggaacgaATGTCTGTTGACCCAGGGCAGAGGTTACTGAAGGGCTCTCTGCCATCCAGGGATGCATACCCTGTTTATGGCAAAGaagtataaaattaataaatgtttatttgttgTATGTGCAGAGAAGTGTAAAattcataaatgtttatttgcTATGTGTGCAGTGCTAAAACTCTAAAATGAAGTAAAGAGTTGCAATTGAATATTCAAAGTTTTAACCTCCAACAAGAACAACCGCAAGATGGTCTTAGAAGCCCTTATGCACTAGAATTCTAAGGCATGTGCATTTTGTTGTAAAATGTGAATCAGGTCGCAAGATCAAAGTGTCTATACATACAGTTTTCATCTTAGTGAGAAATGTTCTTTCTGAACTCTGAAACATAGGTAAGAAGTAAGACAAAAAGCAGTAAGCTTTATGACCCCAACAAGAGTTCAGTGCTAGTGATGGAGATGTGGAAACCAGGTCAGGGTGCTGACTTGGGGATGTAGGTGGTGACTGGAGCACGTCTCAGTTGAGGTGCTTGTTCCTCCAGCGGGGAAGGAATGAGAAGAATGTGAGTTGCCCATCTAATTTGGCAAGTTgtctatattagtctgttctcatgctgctaataaagagatacccaagactgggtaacttacaaaggaaagaggtttaattgactcagagttccacatggctggagaggcctcacgatcatggtggatggcaaaggaggagcaaagtcacgtcatgcatggcagcaggcaagagagcgtgtgcaggggaactcccctttataaaccatcagatcttggaagatttattcattatcatgagaatagcacagggaAGACATTCAGTGACTTTCCACCAGATACCTACATGAcccgtgggaattatgggagctacaattcaagatgagatttgggtggggacacagccaaaccatatggtCGTCTTTGTTAGGATGAGCTGAACTTGGAGTGAGTAGGACTGCCTGAGCATGTCCTGTCTTTTCTGGGTATGCACTTCCTACCTGTCTGTGAAGGTTCTGATCAGCTTTTTGGAGTTCTGGGCATCTGGCCTCCCTCTGACCTCTTGCAGTGCTTATCGTCTTTATCCCTGGTATGGCATCTTTACTGTTTTCTGGAGATGCATCTTGTTTCTGCCACTGGAATTTGACCTGCTCAGAGGCTTGTGTTTTCCGATCCTTGTGGTATGAAATGCCGTGAAGAATGCAGGGTACACCCTGTAATCAAAAGATTGGATTCAAGCTGTGTGACTTAGCAGTGACTTAATTTCCTTGAATCTGTTTctacttttattataataaagaAGAGACAGACATGTTAGACCTGAGATGAATGAAGGCAGAGGAGACAAGGGTGCTTGTTCCTGAAGGCTTCGGGGTCAGAAACTAGCATTCAGCTTGGGGTCAAACCCTTGATCACGGGCATCCTTTGCTTCTGGCAGGTGCACGGGTGTGACTTGGATTTATGTGTCCACAGCTAGCAAATAGGGACGATGTTCATGGTTTCCTGCAAGGGTTCTAGCGTGTTGAATGCGTTGTATGTGGTGGAGCAGAAGCACACGAGTAGAAACCTCTGCAGGAACCAGTGTGGGTGCAAGGAAACCTAAACTGTCATTGATAGATTGTTGGAGGGTCAACGTGGACAAACCTGAGAGTTAAAGACTCCAGAGGGCCTGGTGATGTGGGGGTCCACATGCATTTGTGATTTTACCTGCTAGATCTCTACCAGATTCTCATGGTAAATATTGGAGAAAAATCCCTTGTACCTGTggcaagggaaaggaaaagagaattattttaaaatgtgacagaacactctttttttttctttttttttttttgagacggagtcttgctgtgtcacccaggctggggtgcaatggcgcgatctcggctcactgaaacctccgcctcccaggttcaagcgattctcctgcctcagcctcccgagtagctgggattacaggtgtccaccaccatgcccagccagaacaCTCTGTTCTTAACAAGGCTTTCTCTCAGGAGAAACTACCTAACCAGAGCCTAACCCACTGGGTTTCACCAGAACCTAATTAATCTGAGGGAAAGGAAACACCCAAATCTAGCTCCCCATAGCCATCCTGTCCCAGCTAAGCAGGGTCAGGGACTGAGAGTCACATGTGAAGATCACAGCCCAGAGACTCATTATAAGACTCACCTAATGATTGGACTTTAGACCCTGTGCCCCCCtgtaaagagaaaaagcaaaatcataTAAAGTGCTCAgctgaaacaagagaaagaagaaaaagaatggaagacatggagaaagaatggaaaacagtaacaaatatagTAAGTAGCTCTTAATCCACATATATCAATAATTAAACATCAGTGGTGTagatatgcaaattaaaagaaagaggCTGTCTGATGGAATCAAGACCTAGCTATTTGTACCTACAAGAAATCCATCTTACGTATGAAGACATATTCTTTTTCTGTTAACAAACAGTTACAGCtactgtgatgtgtgaattactGAGGTTTATTGTGGAATGAACACAGGAACTCTATTTGAACCACTGCGTGAATGGAGTCGTGGTGAATGGTTCAGGGTAGATAGTGTAAGTCACAGAATGTTCTAGTAGATGTGGAAACATGCCATTGGCCACTGAGTGTTGTTCATTTACTTTCTCTGTTGTGCAATTGCGAAGTTCCTATTGTTGGTCAACTTTTAAATAGAATATTTCTAAGTAAATAGTGAGACAAGTTACTCTAATTATTATCATAGTCTTTTCCAAGTGtcaaggctttttaaaaatatagttgaaGTCATgctaattttttaaggaaatgttTGTGTAGGCCTCCCAAATGGACAGTGTGTtagaatagaaatttttaaattaagtatttagaacagattttttttagtcaacagattttctttcagggataatattttttttctgtgcttcttTCCCGCAATGCCTTCTTTGTCCTTATTTCTTAACGGTTGTTGTGTTTTCCctcttcatttgtttttgctCTCATAAAGCTTCATAACCATTTCTGCAGTGCTTCTTTTTGTTGCTGTGTGATTAGCATGCAGTAGTatttttatttgaacattttcacACCTGAGGTTAAGATTTCCACAGTTTCTAGTACATTATCCTTTGCATTTATTGTTGtgattattctctttgaagtgaCAGCAGAGCTTTCAACACCTGTTTTCTTACACTGGGTGTCTGGAATCTGGGAGGACTCCAGGAGTAGGTGAGAAGGCCTTTTCAGTTTGTCCGGTCATGTCAGTAAATACTGTCTTATGTTAATAAATCACATAATTACTAAATTCCTTAAGATCACATCGTCTGAAGGAAGGGTGTCGTGTCTAAATAGCTGTGCCTCCAAGAACAGCTGATTCACAGGTTGGCAGCATCAGAAAAAGTGGCTTTTGCTGAAAGTTATATTTCCTACAACATACATTTTTTATGGTCTTTggaattattaataaaatgtgaTGCTGATTAGCTGTCTCTTAGCCATCTTGGAAGACTAGAGTTTGCCACGGTATCACTTAGTGATTGTGGACATTCATTAAAAAGAAGCTGAGCCAATAGGAAAAGAATGCAAATGTGCCCTTGTAAATGGGTTAGTAAACATTTCTTTTATTGCATATGATAATGGGAGTGAATGGTATTTTTCTACACCCATGGGTGTTAGTTATACATATAATCTGTGTTTCATGAATACTTATATGTTAGATGTAACTCTTTTAAAGTAGTTTGTGACATTACCTAGCATAGAAAGTAGTTAAATAGTATAATTCCAACtccaaaatttgatttttaaagtgcAACACAAGGCATCTTatattttctgtgaaatatgCTTTTTACAATTCACTGACCTTTAAGAAAAAGTAGTTAGCAAACAACTAACTGATGGTATCAGAATAACAAAAGcttttttaattccaaaattcTAATAGCAAAATTTATTCAAGTAATAGCATAAAATATGAAATCATGATTAGTGGTTAGATCATGTCTGGGAATATGGTATTTCTGGATTTTCAGTTATTCTTTACATTGTAcctgattctttcttttccttggtgAACTAATTTCAGAATTGGAATAAACTGAATACTGCTATTTATATTAGCAGCTGTAAAGTTTTATTGTAGAATGTATCTTACACATTAGCAAAATAGATGATTAAGAGGACTGACATTTCACTATCCTGTACTCAAATTAAACAGTGAAGGTAAAATAGAGGcaatttggggaatttttttttttttccagactgagtctcactctgtcacccaggctggagtacagtggtgcaatctcggctcactgcaacctctgtttcccgggttcaagcagttctccttcctcagcctcccaagtagctgggattacaggcatctgccaccacacccagctactttttcctgtatttttggtagggacaaggtttcaccatgttggtcaggctagtttcgaactcctgacctcaagtgatccacccacctcagcctcccaaagtgctgggaatacaggcgcgaGCCCCTGTACCCAGCCCCAGGAATATTTAATTGTAGCTTGTAGTTGACTATCATAAAGTCTGTAAAATGATAAGAGTTTGTCATCGGCGTCTAGCAGCTGATCTAACACGGGCAGGTGAATAAAAAGTCACCTGAGCTTCAGCATCTGTGTTGCTTCCTTGTTTGGTTGGTGATGCTCACTCCCATCAATCCATTGATTTAAAAGAATAGGTTTTGTCTTTTGGACAATTTAAGTATGCCAAAATCTTTGATTAGCCATTTTAGAACCTTTCTGCAAGTAAGACATTtctaggctaggtgtggtggctcacatctgtcccaACATTTttgaaggccaaggtaggcagtttgcttgaggccaggagtttgagaccagcgtgggcgacatagcgaggccttatgtctacaaaaagtaaagtaggccaggcatggtggctcacgcctgtaatcccagcactttgggaggccaaggtggatggatcacctgatgtcaggagttcaagaccagcctggccaacatggtgaaaccctgtctctactaaaaatacaaaaattagcagagcgtggtggcaggcacctgtaatctcagctactcaggaggctgaagcaggaagaattgcttgaatctgggaggaggaggttgcagtaagctgagatcgtgccactgcattccagcctgggtgacagagcaagactctgtctcaaaaaaaaaaaaaaaaagtaaagtgagcCCAGCGTGGTGTGAGTCTGtagtcagctactcaggaggctgaggcgggaggatggcttgagccagggaggtcgaagTTTCAGCAAGCTGTcatctcaccactacactccagcctgggcaacagagggaaaccccatctctattaaaaaaaaaaaaaaaaaa encodes:
- the FAM120A2 gene encoding putative uncharacterized protein FAM120A2P isoform X1, with amino-acid sequence MPGMVPPHVPPQMLNIPQTSLQAKPVAPQVPSPGGAPGQGPYPYSLSEPAPLTLDTSGKNLTEQNSYSNIPHEGKHTPLYERSSPINPAQSGSPNHVDSAYFPGSSTSSSSDNDEGSGGATKYTISWGFRATDHHVRGRDSQARGTGEGSPHFTQGTGQGGPVQRTEISYDSIVPWQKILHNT
- the FAM120A2 gene encoding putative uncharacterized protein FAM120A2P isoform X2, with translation MPGMVPPHVPPQMLNIPQTSLQAKPVAPQVPSPGGAPGQGPYPYSLSEPAPLTLDTSGKNLTEQNSYSNIPHEGKHTPLYERSSPINPAQSGSPNHVDSAYFPGSSTSSSSDNDEGSGGATNPHLGNERTRMSLSPRLRMNRVTGHASLGNWDIWEDPTKLGSDIILQCGASSR